The Metabacillus sediminilitoris genome window below encodes:
- a CDS encoding electron transfer flavoprotein subunit beta/FixA family protein, translating into MNIFVLMKRTFDTEEKIAVKNGQINDDGAEFIINPYDEYAIEEAIQLRDAHGGEVTVITIGGEESEKELRTALAMGCDKAVLINTEEELEAGDQFTTSRILAEFFKDKEADIILGGNVAIDGGSGQVGPRLAELLNISYVTTITKLEIDGNKATVVRDVEGDSEVIETTLPLLVTAQQGLNEPRYPSLPGIMKAKKKPLDELELDDLDLEEADVAPKTKTIEIFLPMKKEAGKVLEGELDAQVKELVSLLRNEAKVI; encoded by the coding sequence ATGAATATCTTCGTATTAATGAAAAGAACATTTGACACAGAAGAAAAAATTGCTGTTAAAAATGGACAAATTAATGATGATGGAGCAGAATTTATCATTAATCCTTATGATGAATATGCAATCGAAGAAGCAATTCAATTACGTGACGCTCATGGCGGTGAAGTGACGGTCATTACAATTGGCGGGGAAGAGTCTGAGAAAGAATTAAGGACAGCTTTAGCAATGGGGTGTGATAAAGCTGTGTTAATTAATACAGAAGAAGAGTTGGAAGCAGGAGATCAATTTACGACATCTAGAATTTTAGCTGAATTTTTTAAAGATAAAGAGGCAGATATCATCCTAGGCGGTAATGTTGCCATTGATGGTGGTTCAGGTCAGGTGGGACCACGTTTAGCTGAATTATTAAATATATCATATGTAACAACAATTACGAAGCTCGAAATCGATGGAAATAAAGCAACTGTTGTCCGAGACGTTGAAGGTGATTCAGAAGTAATTGAAACGACATTGCCTTTATTAGTAACAGCGCAGCAAGGTTTAAATGAACCGCGTTATCCATCACTACCAGGAATAATGAAGGCGAAGAAAAAGCCTCTTGATGAGCTTGAATTAGATGATCTTGATTTAGAAGAAGCTGATGTAGCACCAAAAACAAAAACCATAGAAATTTTCTTACCAATGAAAAAAGAAGCAGGTAAGGTTTTAGAGGGTGAGTTGGATGCACAAGTAAAAGAATTAGTATCACTCTTACGTAACGAGGCAAAGGTCATTTAA
- a CDS encoding electron transfer flavoprotein subunit alpha/FixB family protein: MARKVLVLGEVRDQALRNVSFEAIAAGKVVSEGGEVVAVLVGEGVASLSSELIQYGADRVVAVENTKLNTYTPDGYSQAVLAVIQEEKPEGIVFGHTALGKDLSPKIAAKLNSGLISDATAIEVAGENVVFTRPIYSGKAFEKKIVTDGIIFATIRPNNIAPLEKDEERSGETTVLSVDIKDLRSIVKEVVRKASEGVDLSEAKVVIAGGRGVKSEAGFEPLKELAAVLGGAVGASRGACDAEYCDYSLQIGQTGKVVTPDLYIACGISGAIQHLAGMSNSKVIVAINKDPEANIFKVADYGIVGDLFEVVPLLTEEFKKLNVHA; encoded by the coding sequence ATGGCAAGAAAAGTACTTGTATTAGGTGAGGTTCGTGATCAAGCATTACGTAATGTTTCTTTTGAAGCAATTGCTGCAGGCAAGGTTGTATCAGAAGGAGGAGAAGTTGTTGCTGTTTTAGTTGGTGAAGGTGTGGCATCTCTATCCTCAGAACTTATTCAATATGGTGCTGATCGTGTAGTTGCGGTTGAAAATACTAAGCTTAATACATATACACCTGATGGCTATTCACAGGCTGTTTTAGCTGTTATTCAAGAAGAAAAACCTGAAGGGATTGTATTTGGACACACAGCTTTAGGAAAAGATTTATCACCTAAAATTGCTGCCAAATTAAACTCTGGATTAATTTCTGATGCAACGGCAATTGAAGTGGCTGGTGAGAATGTTGTCTTCACAAGGCCAATATATTCGGGAAAAGCATTTGAAAAGAAAATTGTAACAGATGGCATAATTTTTGCTACAATCCGGCCAAATAATATTGCACCTTTAGAAAAGGATGAAGAAAGAAGCGGCGAAACAACTGTATTATCAGTAGATATAAAAGATTTACGTTCGATCGTGAAAGAAGTTGTACGTAAAGCATCTGAAGGAGTAGATTTATCTGAAGCAAAAGTCGTCATTGCTGGTGGACGTGGAGTAAAAAGTGAAGCAGGTTTCGAACCATTAAAAGAATTAGCTGCTGTTTTAGGTGGTGCCGTCGGTGCTTCGCGCGGGGCATGTGATGCAGAGTACTGTGATTATTCATTACAGATAGGCCAAACTGGAAAGGTTGTTACACCAGATTTATATATTGCATGTGGAATTTCCGGGGCAATCCAACATTTAGCTGGAATGTCCAATTCAAAAGTAATTGTGGCAATAAATAAAGATCCTGAAGCTAACATTTTTAAAGTGGCAGATTACGGGATTGTTGGTGATCTATTTGAAGTAGTCCCATTGCTAACAGAAGAGTTTAAAAAATTAAACGTCCATGCATAA
- the trxA gene encoding thioredoxin, with the protein MAITHATDQTFLNETKEGVVLVDFWAPWCGPCKMIAPVLEELDGDMGDKVKIVKVDVDENQETAGKFGVMSIPTLLVLKDGEVVDKAVGYQPKEALAEVLNKHV; encoded by the coding sequence ATGGCAATAACACATGCTACTGATCAAACATTTTTAAACGAAACGAAAGAAGGCGTTGTATTAGTCGACTTTTGGGCACCATGGTGCGGACCTTGTAAAATGATCGCTCCAGTTCTAGAAGAACTTGACGGAGATATGGGAGATAAAGTAAAGATCGTCAAAGTTGATGTTGACGAAAACCAAGAAACTGCTGGCAAATTCGGAGTTATGAGCATCCCTACTCTTCTTGTCTTAAAAGATGGAGAAGTTGTTGATAAAGCTGTTGGTTACCAGCCAAAAGAAGCACTTGCTGAAGTATTAAATAAACACGTGTAA
- a CDS encoding DUF350 domain-containing protein, protein MKEFWENDLVQIAAYYSVVVLCIIVFLTIFELVTKYKNWEEIQKGNMAVAMATGGKIFGIANIFRFSIDQHESLLEMMGSGLYGFILLLLGYFIYEFMTPSFKIDEEIQKDNRAVGFISLVISVGLSFVIGAGL, encoded by the coding sequence ATGAAAGAATTTTGGGAAAACGATTTAGTTCAAATTGCTGCCTACTATAGTGTTGTGGTTCTTTGCATCATTGTATTTTTAACGATATTTGAGCTTGTAACGAAATATAAAAATTGGGAAGAAATCCAAAAGGGGAACATGGCAGTAGCTATGGCAACTGGTGGGAAAATATTCGGGATAGCTAATATTTTTCGCTTTTCAATTGATCAGCACGAGAGCTTATTAGAAATGATGGGCTCAGGACTTTATGGCTTTATCCTTTTACTTTTAGGCTACTTTATTTATGAGTTTATGACACCCTCATTCAAAATTGATGAAGAAATACAAAAAGATAATCGAGCAGTAGGCTTTATTTCTCTGGTTATTTCTGTTGGATTATCATTTGTTATTGGAGCAGGGCTTTAA
- a CDS encoding AMP-binding protein, with amino-acid sequence MQKPWLNQYPEQIPHEIKIEEKSLDEYLQEAASEFPTKTAIHFLGKELSYSELYKQSLKLANYLQAKGLQKGDRVSIMLPNCPQAVIAYYSVLLAGGIVVQTNPLYMERELEYQLKDSGATFIITLDLLYPRVSKMKALTNLKHIIVTSIKDYLPFPKNLLYPLVQKKQNQLIVKIEHQGDTHLFKKIMDVAEQTINKVEMRSSDDIALLQYTGGTTGFPKGVMLTHKNIIANTKMCATWMYKCKRGEESMLGIVPLFHVYGMTTVLNLSVMQGYKMILLPKFDASETLKTIEKLRPSLFPGAPTIYIALLNHPDIEKYDLKSISCCISGSAPLPVEIQEQFEKVTGGRVVEGYGLSEASPVTHANFFWDKRKKGSIGVPWPNTDSVIFSYETGGVAEPNEIGEIAVRGPQVMKGYWNKKEETEATMKEDWLLTGDVGYMDEEGYFYIIDRKKDMIIAGGFNIYPREIEEVLYEHEKVQEVVVAGVPDPYRGETVKAYIVLKENQTATIEEMNDYARQHLAAYKVPRIYEFRKELPKTAVGKILRRALIEEETEKIKNAN; translated from the coding sequence ATTCAAAAACCTTGGTTAAATCAATACCCAGAACAAATCCCTCACGAAATCAAAATCGAAGAAAAATCGCTAGATGAATATTTACAAGAGGCTGCAAGTGAATTCCCTACAAAAACAGCCATTCATTTCCTAGGAAAAGAACTTTCTTATTCTGAGCTTTACAAACAATCACTAAAATTGGCAAACTACCTTCAAGCAAAGGGATTACAAAAGGGTGATCGAGTATCAATCATGCTCCCAAATTGCCCACAAGCAGTCATTGCATATTATAGTGTGTTACTTGCAGGAGGAATCGTTGTTCAAACAAATCCACTGTACATGGAACGTGAGCTTGAATATCAGCTGAAAGATAGTGGTGCGACATTTATCATAACCTTAGATTTACTTTATCCACGTGTGTCAAAAATGAAAGCGTTAACAAATTTAAAGCATATTATTGTAACTAGTATAAAAGATTATTTGCCATTCCCTAAAAACCTTTTATATCCTCTTGTTCAAAAAAAGCAAAATCAACTTATTGTCAAAATTGAGCATCAAGGAGATACTCATTTATTTAAAAAAATTATGGATGTAGCCGAACAGACTATTAATAAAGTTGAGATGAGATCATCAGATGATATTGCACTACTTCAATATACAGGTGGAACGACAGGCTTTCCAAAAGGAGTTATGCTGACACATAAAAACATAATTGCAAATACAAAAATGTGTGCAACATGGATGTATAAATGTAAAAGAGGAGAAGAATCCATGCTAGGAATCGTTCCTTTATTCCATGTATATGGCATGACAACCGTTTTAAATTTATCTGTCATGCAAGGCTATAAAATGATCCTTTTGCCGAAGTTTGATGCATCTGAAACATTAAAAACGATTGAAAAATTAAGACCATCACTTTTTCCAGGTGCCCCGACAATTTATATTGCATTACTGAACCATCCTGATATTGAAAAATACGATCTTAAATCGATTTCTTGCTGTATAAGTGGTTCTGCTCCTCTGCCGGTTGAAATCCAAGAACAATTTGAGAAAGTAACTGGGGGGCGTGTTGTTGAGGGTTATGGATTATCAGAAGCGTCACCAGTTACACATGCAAACTTTTTTTGGGATAAAAGAAAAAAAGGCAGTATAGGTGTTCCTTGGCCGAATACAGATTCAGTTATTTTTTCTTATGAAACTGGCGGGGTTGCTGAACCAAATGAAATTGGAGAAATTGCCGTTCGGGGACCACAAGTGATGAAAGGGTATTGGAATAAGAAAGAAGAGACAGAAGCTACAATGAAAGAAGACTGGTTGCTTACTGGAGATGTTGGCTATATGGATGAGGAAGGGTATTTTTATATTATTGATCGTAAAAAAGATATGATTATTGCAGGCGGATTTAATATATATCCACGTGAAATAGAAGAAGTTCTTTATGAACATGAAAAAGTGCAAGAAGTTGTTGTTGCTGGAGTACCAGATCCTTATCGGGGAGAAACTGTTAAAGCATATATTGTATTAAAGGAAAATCAAACTGCGACAATCGAAGAAATGAATGATTATGCCCGTCAGCATCTTGCGGCTTATAAAGTACCCCGTATATATGAATTTAGAAAAGAACTTCCGAAAACCGCTGTTGGTAAAATATTAAGACGTGCACTAATTGAGGAAGAAACTGAAAAAATAAAAAATGCGAATTAA
- a CDS encoding YslB family protein — protein MEELKDIQVPAFGFELLREVLLPDILGQDHAQMLYWAGKGLARKYPVDTIDEISAFFESAGWGTLTLLHKKNNEMEFELHGELISIRFNKANEYTFQLEAGFIAEQLQAINKHITETYEQVKKRANKVVFTVKWDHKDILEEQHPIGKRSNRKL, from the coding sequence ATGGAAGAATTAAAAGATATCCAAGTACCAGCATTCGGTTTTGAATTACTTAGAGAGGTCTTGCTCCCAGATATACTTGGTCAGGATCATGCTCAAATGCTTTATTGGGCCGGCAAAGGATTAGCTCGTAAATATCCGGTCGATACAATTGATGAGATCTCCGCTTTTTTTGAATCAGCAGGTTGGGGTACACTTACCTTACTACATAAAAAAAATAATGAAATGGAATTTGAGCTGCATGGAGAGCTCATTTCAATCCGATTTAATAAAGCTAATGAATACACCTTTCAATTAGAAGCCGGCTTCATTGCAGAACAGCTCCAAGCAATCAATAAGCACATAACTGAAACATATGAACAAGTTAAAAAACGTGCCAATAAAGTTGTATTCACAGTTAAATGGGACCATAAAGACATACTTGAAGAACAACATCCAATAGGTAAAAGAAGCAATCGAAAATTGTAA
- the uvrC gene encoding excinuclease ABC subunit UvrC has product MIDQLREKLALLPDQPGCYIMKDRQGTVIYVGKAKVLRNRVRSYFRGSHDGKTLRLVNEIVDFEYIVTSSNLEALILELNLIKKYDPKYNVMLKDDKTYPFIKITNERHPRLLATRKVKKDKGKYFGPYPNVQSARETIKLLDRLYPLRKCSTLPDRVCLYYHMGQCLAPCVKDVSEETNRQMVEEITKFLNGGYKNIKEELTEKMVKASEALEFERAKEFRDQILHIEATMEKQKMTLNDFVDRDVFGYAYDKGWMCVQVFFIRQGKLIEREVSMFPIYDSPEQEFLTYLGQFYLKANHFVPKEILLPDSIENGLVEQLLDVTTLQPKRGKKKDLILLAHKNAKIALKEKFFLIERDEERTIKAVENLGDKLGIHTPHRIEAFDNSNIQGTDPVSAMVVFEDGKPAKKHYRKYKIKGVQGPDDYESMREVVRRRYSRALKEELPLPDLVIIDGGKGHLAAAQDVLENELALNIPVAGLVKDDKHRTSELLIGSPPVFIQLERNSQEFYLLQRIQDEVHRFAITFHRQLRGKNAFQSVLDEIPGVGAQRKKLLLKHFGSLKKMKEASIEQFKEAGMPENLAKQIVEYLKE; this is encoded by the coding sequence ATGATCGATCAATTAAGGGAAAAGCTTGCACTTCTTCCTGATCAGCCAGGCTGTTATATCATGAAAGATCGTCAAGGAACAGTTATATATGTCGGCAAAGCCAAAGTATTAAGAAACAGAGTACGTTCCTATTTTAGAGGATCACATGATGGGAAAACATTACGATTAGTAAACGAAATTGTTGATTTTGAATATATTGTTACTTCATCAAACTTAGAGGCACTAATTTTAGAATTAAATTTAATTAAAAAGTATGATCCAAAATATAATGTGATGTTAAAGGATGATAAAACATATCCATTTATAAAAATTACAAATGAACGTCATCCGCGGTTACTTGCAACGAGAAAAGTTAAAAAAGACAAGGGCAAGTATTTTGGCCCATACCCAAACGTACAATCTGCTCGTGAGACAATCAAACTTCTAGATCGGTTATATCCACTAAGAAAATGTTCCACATTACCTGATCGAGTCTGTCTTTATTATCACATGGGACAATGCTTAGCACCATGTGTAAAAGATGTTTCAGAAGAAACGAATCGTCAGATGGTAGAAGAAATCACCAAATTTCTTAATGGCGGATATAAAAACATTAAAGAAGAGCTAACGGAAAAAATGGTCAAAGCATCAGAAGCATTAGAATTCGAACGTGCGAAGGAATTCCGTGACCAAATCCTCCATATTGAAGCAACGATGGAAAAGCAAAAAATGACGCTAAATGACTTTGTTGATCGTGATGTGTTTGGGTATGCCTATGATAAAGGGTGGATGTGTGTTCAAGTCTTCTTCATTCGCCAAGGTAAGTTAATTGAACGCGAAGTATCAATGTTCCCGATATATGATAGTCCGGAGCAAGAGTTTTTAACGTATCTAGGGCAATTTTATTTGAAAGCAAATCACTTTGTTCCAAAGGAAATATTATTACCAGATAGTATTGAAAATGGATTAGTCGAGCAGCTTTTAGATGTAACAACATTACAGCCAAAGCGAGGTAAAAAGAAGGATTTAATTTTATTGGCACATAAAAATGCAAAGATCGCGCTTAAAGAAAAATTCTTTTTAATTGAACGTGATGAAGAAAGAACCATAAAAGCTGTTGAAAACCTTGGTGATAAACTTGGCATTCATACACCACACCGCATTGAGGCATTTGATAATTCTAATATTCAAGGAACAGATCCTGTATCAGCAATGGTTGTTTTTGAAGATGGAAAACCAGCTAAAAAGCATTACAGAAAATATAAAATAAAAGGTGTTCAAGGTCCTGATGACTACGAATCTATGAGAGAGGTTGTTAGAAGACGATATAGTCGTGCACTTAAAGAAGAACTTCCATTACCAGACCTAGTCATTATTGATGGAGGAAAAGGACATTTAGCTGCTGCCCAAGATGTTCTGGAAAATGAGTTAGCCCTTAATATCCCTGTTGCAGGTCTTGTAAAAGATGATAAACATCGAACTTCTGAGTTACTTATTGGATCTCCGCCTGTCTTTATCCAATTGGAGAGAAATAGTCAGGAATTTTATCTACTTCAACGAATTCAAGATGAAGTTCATCGTTTTGCCATCACATTTCATCGTCAGCTCCGCGGTAAAAATGCATTTCAATCTGTTTTAGACGAAATTCCAGGTGTAGGGGCACAACGAAAGAAATTGCTTTTAAAACATTTCGGATCTTTAAAGAAAATGAAAGAAGCAAGTATTGAGCAGTTTAAAGAAGCTGGAATGCCTGAGAATCTTGCCAAACAAATCGTTGAGTATCTAAAAGAATAG
- a CDS encoding succinate dehydrogenase cytochrome b558 subunit, with amino-acid sequence MAGNKEFVNRRLHSLLGVIPVGLFLVQHLVVNHFATRGAEAFNNAAHFMEMLPFRYVLEIVIIFLPLLYHAIYGVYIAFTAKNNVSNYGFLRNWLFLLQRVTGIITFIFIAWHVWETRIAAALGAEVNYDMMASILSSPFMLVFYLIGVISTIFHFANGLWSFAVSWGITVTPRSQVISTYVTLAIFVALTIVGVRAIFAFV; translated from the coding sequence ATGGCTGGAAACAAAGAGTTTGTAAATCGCAGACTGCACTCACTACTGGGAGTAATCCCTGTAGGCCTCTTTTTAGTTCAGCATCTTGTTGTCAATCACTTTGCTACAAGAGGGGCAGAAGCATTTAATAATGCAGCACATTTTATGGAGATGCTGCCGTTTAGGTATGTATTGGAAATCGTAATTATTTTCCTTCCGCTTTTATATCATGCTATTTACGGAGTTTACATTGCATTCACAGCGAAAAACAATGTAAGCAATTATGGTTTTCTACGCAACTGGCTATTTTTACTTCAGCGTGTAACAGGTATTATAACATTCATCTTTATTGCTTGGCACGTCTGGGAAACTAGAATAGCAGCTGCACTTGGTGCAGAAGTAAACTATGATATGATGGCTTCGATTTTAAGTAGTCCATTTATGCTAGTATTCTATTTAATTGGGGTTATTTCTACAATCTTCCATTTTGCTAATGGGTTATGGTCGTTTGCAGTAAGCTGGGGAATTACAGTTACTCCGCGCTCACAAGTTATTTCCACATACGTAACGCTTGCAATATTTGTGGCGCTTACGATCGTAGGTGTTCGAGCAATTTTTGCATTCGTTTAA
- a CDS encoding TetR/AcrR family transcriptional regulator, with protein MKQKKPKYKQIIEAAVIVIAENGYHQAQVSKIAKQAGVADGTIYLYFKNKEDILVSLFQEKMGMFIEKIEDEIKLKQSAADQLYTLIEKHFSLLAEDHHLAIVTQLELRQSNKELRLRINEVLKGYLNVVDKIITSGKETGEFREDLDLRLTRQMIFGTIDETVTTWVMNDQKYDLSKQAKQVHDLFIYGFVKSK; from the coding sequence TTGAAACAGAAAAAACCAAAATATAAACAAATCATCGAAGCAGCAGTTATTGTAATAGCAGAAAATGGATATCATCAAGCACAAGTTTCGAAGATCGCAAAGCAAGCAGGAGTTGCTGATGGAACCATTTATTTATATTTTAAAAACAAAGAAGATATCCTTGTTTCACTTTTTCAAGAAAAAATGGGAATGTTTATAGAAAAAATTGAAGACGAAATAAAGTTAAAGCAATCAGCTGCAGATCAGTTATACACATTGATTGAAAAACATTTTTCATTGCTTGCTGAAGATCATCACTTAGCAATCGTTACACAGCTTGAACTAAGACAATCGAATAAGGAATTAAGACTTCGTATAAATGAAGTGCTAAAAGGCTATTTAAATGTCGTTGATAAAATTATTACTTCAGGTAAAGAGACAGGAGAATTCAGGGAAGATTTAGATCTCCGTCTTACAAGACAAATGATTTTTGGCACAATTGATGAAACGGTAACAACTTGGGTAATGAATGATCAAAAATATGATTTATCAAAACAAGCAAAGCAAGTTCATGATTTATTTATTTATGGGTTTGTAAAATCAAAATGA
- a CDS encoding aspartate kinase, producing the protein MGIIVQKFGGTSVGTVERILNVANRVIQEKENGNDVVVVVSAMGKSTDHLVELAGQITSKPNKREMDMLLTTGEQVTISLLSMALQEKGYQAISFTGWQAGIETEASHGNARITNINTDQILKELAEEKIVVVAGFQGVSDENQITTLGRGGSDTTAVALAAALKADKCDIYTDVTGVYTTDPRYVKGARKLETISYDEMLELANLGAGVLHPRAVEFAKNYNVLLEVRSSMENERGTIIGEESNMEENLIVRGIAFEDQVTRVSVLGLPNELPTLSTIFSRLANHGINVDIIIQNTTSVNKTSISFSIKTSDLDDTNTILKQLKADLNYERIEVESGLAKVSIVGSGMVSNPGVAAEMFAVLAGQGVEVKMVSTSEIKVSTVIAQEQMVPAVDVLHSTFELSKEVTRI; encoded by the coding sequence TTGGGTATAATTGTTCAAAAATTCGGTGGTACCTCAGTCGGTACTGTTGAAAGAATTCTTAATGTTGCAAACCGTGTTATTCAAGAGAAAGAGAATGGGAATGATGTCGTTGTTGTTGTTTCAGCAATGGGTAAATCGACAGATCATCTTGTAGAACTTGCAGGACAAATAACCTCAAAACCTAATAAAAGGGAAATGGATATGCTTCTTACAACTGGTGAACAAGTTACAATTTCCTTATTATCAATGGCACTTCAGGAAAAAGGTTATCAAGCTATTTCGTTTACAGGATGGCAAGCAGGTATTGAAACAGAAGCAAGTCATGGAAATGCAAGAATTACTAATATTAATACAGACCAAATATTAAAGGAATTAGCTGAGGAGAAAATAGTCGTTGTCGCTGGATTTCAAGGTGTGTCAGATGAGAATCAAATTACAACATTAGGCAGGGGCGGTTCTGATACTACTGCAGTTGCACTAGCTGCCGCTTTAAAAGCGGATAAATGTGATATTTATACAGATGTAACAGGTGTTTACACAACAGACCCAAGGTATGTGAAGGGTGCTCGCAAACTTGAGACTATTTCCTATGATGAAATGCTTGAGTTGGCTAATTTGGGGGCAGGTGTTTTACATCCGCGTGCAGTAGAATTTGCAAAAAACTACAATGTATTGTTAGAAGTTCGTTCCAGTATGGAAAATGAAAGAGGGACGATAATTGGGGAGGAATCAAACATGGAAGAAAACTTAATCGTTAGAGGTATTGCATTTGAAGATCAAGTAACAAGAGTATCAGTATTAGGTTTACCTAATGAATTACCGACACTTTCTACTATTTTTTCAAGATTAGCTAATCACGGAATAAATGTTGATATTATCATACAAAATACAACGAGTGTTAATAAAACATCGATATCATTTTCTATTAAAACAAGTGATCTTGATGATACAAATACAATTCTTAAGCAACTTAAAGCTGACCTAAATTATGAGAGAATTGAAGTAGAATCAGGACTTGCAAAAGTATCAATTGTGGGTTCTGGTATGGTTTCAAACCCTGGTGTTGCAGCTGAAATGTTTGCTGTGTTAGCTGGTCAGGGAGTTGAAGTGAAAATGGTGAGTACTTCGGAAATAAAGGTTTCAACAGTAATTGCTCAAGAACAAATGGTTCCTGCTGTTGATGTGCTTCACAGTACATTCGAACTATCTAAAGAAGTAACGAGAATATAA
- a CDS encoding enoyl-CoA hydratase produces MEFLKLNKENFIAVVSINHAPANSLSSSVLIELSQLFDELETDNEVRAIVLHGEGRFFSAGADIKEFVGVPSGKEFTILSQRGQQLFERIENYQKPVIAAIHGAALGGGLELAMSCHLRLVTEEAKLGLPEAQLGLIPGFGGTQRLPKYVGTGRALEMMLSSEPILGREAVKLGLANHAYSEETILEAAKSLAGKFAQKSPLSVKYIISLLQAGKTLTYQEAIKQESVWFGDIFESADAKEGISAFVEKRKPNFIGE; encoded by the coding sequence ATGGAGTTTTTAAAACTAAATAAAGAAAATTTTATTGCTGTAGTTTCTATAAATCATGCGCCTGCAAATTCATTATCGTCATCAGTGTTGATAGAGCTTTCACAATTGTTTGATGAACTTGAAACAGACAATGAGGTTCGTGCGATTGTATTACATGGGGAAGGACGTTTTTTCTCTGCCGGAGCAGATATAAAAGAATTTGTCGGTGTTCCTTCAGGGAAGGAATTTACGATATTATCTCAGCGAGGTCAGCAATTGTTTGAACGAATTGAAAATTACCAAAAGCCAGTAATTGCAGCCATACATGGTGCAGCATTAGGTGGTGGCTTAGAGCTAGCAATGTCCTGTCATCTTCGACTTGTAACAGAGGAGGCAAAATTGGGCTTGCCGGAAGCACAACTCGGCCTAATACCAGGATTTGGCGGAACTCAAAGATTACCTAAATACGTAGGAACTGGTCGGGCATTAGAAATGATGCTTTCAAGTGAACCTATTTTAGGCAGAGAAGCTGTTAAACTTGGACTTGCTAACCATGCATACTCTGAAGAGACGATACTAGAGGCAGCAAAAAGTCTGGCTGGTAAGTTTGCACAGAAAAGTCCGCTATCTGTGAAGTATATTATTTCTTTGCTTCAAGCAGGAAAAACGCTTACATACCAAGAAGCTATTAAACAAGAGTCAGTGTGGTTTGGTGATATTTTTGAAAGTGCTGATGCAAAAGAGGGGATTTCAGCATTTGTTGAGAAAAGAAAACCAAATTTCATTGGAGAATAA